A genomic window from Mesorhizobium sp. 131-2-1 includes:
- a CDS encoding ABC transporter permease codes for MAANEAIGTVRETEPRRQPLKWLTARLEIRMLLLAVLIAVTLSLASPYFLTTINVLNLLDQSVVVGIVAIGMTFVILTGGIDLSVGAVAGLTGIIFGLVVPALGVPAGALVAVVAGGLIGLVSGVLISYFGLAAFVVTLGMMSIGRSLCYIFSGGISISDIPESLSDFVYTKVAFIPMNVFVLIVLYLLAFLYLGYTKGGRTIYAIGSNAEAARTAGLNVVGYAILPYVVSGALSAVSALLLAGKILSVDPLAGNLLELDAIAAVVIGGASLFGGRGSIIGTLIGVFIMVMIRNGLNLMGVSPFWQGSAIGAIIIAAVLVERLVSRRGAR; via the coding sequence ATGGCCGCCAATGAAGCGATCGGCACCGTCCGTGAAACCGAGCCGCGGCGCCAGCCGCTGAAATGGCTGACGGCGCGGCTGGAGATCAGGATGCTGCTGCTCGCCGTGCTGATCGCGGTGACGCTTTCGCTGGCTTCGCCCTATTTCCTCACCACCATCAACGTGCTCAACCTGCTCGACCAGTCGGTGGTGGTCGGCATAGTCGCCATCGGCATGACCTTCGTCATCCTCACCGGCGGCATCGATCTGTCGGTCGGGGCGGTGGCGGGGCTCACCGGCATCATCTTCGGCCTTGTCGTGCCGGCGCTCGGCGTGCCGGCCGGAGCGCTGGTGGCGGTCGTTGCCGGCGGCCTGATTGGCCTCGTCTCCGGCGTGCTGATCAGCTATTTCGGGCTCGCCGCCTTCGTCGTCACGCTCGGCATGATGTCGATCGGCCGCAGCCTTTGCTACATCTTCTCCGGCGGCATCTCGATCTCGGACATACCGGAATCGCTGAGCGACTTCGTCTACACCAAGGTCGCCTTCATCCCGATGAACGTCTTCGTGCTCATCGTGCTCTATCTGCTCGCCTTCCTCTATCTCGGCTACACCAAGGGCGGCCGCACCATCTATGCGATCGGCTCCAACGCCGAAGCGGCCCGTACCGCCGGCCTCAACGTCGTCGGCTACGCCATACTGCCCTATGTCGTGTCAGGCGCGCTGTCGGCGGTCTCGGCGCTGCTTTTGGCCGGCAAGATCCTCTCGGTCGATCCGCTCGCCGGCAATCTGCTCGAGCTCGACGCCATCGCCGCCGTCGTTATCGGCGGCGCCAGCCTGTTCGGCGGCCGCGGCTCGATCATCGGCACGCTGATCGGCGTCTTCATCATGGTGATGATCCGCAACGGCCTCAATCTGATGGGCGTGTCGCCGTTCTGGCAGGGCTCGGCCATCGGCGCCATCATCATTGCCGCCGTGCTGGTGGAAAGGCTGGTGAGCCGCCGGGGCGCGCGATGA